The proteins below come from a single Streptococcus hyointestinalis genomic window:
- the alsS gene encoding acetolactate synthase AlsS has translation MTEAKKQYGADLIVDSLINHNVEYVFGIPGAKIDRVFDTLEDKGPKLIVARHEQNAAFMAQGIGRITGDPGVVITTSGPGVSNLATGLVTATDEGDPILAISGQVKRGDLHKRAHQSMNNVAMLEPITKYAAEVHDPNTLSETIANAYRQAKSGKPGASFLSIPQDVTDSTVSVKAIKPLTDPKLGSASVADINYLAQAIRNAVLPVFLLGNGASTERVTAAIRRLLEAVKLPVVETFQGAGIVSRDLEEDTFFGRVGLFRNQPGDMLLKRADLVIAIGYDPIEYEARNWNAEISARIIVIDVAKAEIDTYFQPERELIGDIADTLDLLLPAIKGYELNQGSRNYLRGLRENVVEDVKFDRNATKNGLVHPLDVIDSLQAHVTDEMTVTVDVGSHYIWMARYFKSYEARHLLFSNGMQTLGVALPWAIAAALVRPNETIVSISGDGGFLFSGQELETAVRLKLPIVHIIWNDGKYNMVEFQEEMKYGRSSGVDFGPVDFVKYAESFGAKGFRANSKESFEELLQEALTEAQNGPVLIDVPIDYKDNISLGETILPDEFY, from the coding sequence ATGACAGAAGCTAAAAAACAGTATGGTGCGGATTTAATTGTTGATAGTCTCATCAATCACAACGTTGAGTATGTCTTTGGTATTCCAGGGGCAAAGATTGACCGTGTCTTTGACACTTTAGAGGACAAGGGACCAAAGCTTATCGTGGCACGTCATGAGCAAAATGCAGCCTTTATGGCACAGGGGATTGGACGTATCACAGGGGATCCAGGTGTTGTGATTACAACAAGTGGACCAGGGGTATCAAACCTTGCGACAGGGCTTGTAACAGCGACAGATGAGGGCGACCCAATCCTTGCTATCAGCGGTCAGGTCAAGCGTGGGGATTTGCATAAGCGAGCTCATCAGTCTATGAACAATGTCGCTATGCTAGAGCCCATCACCAAGTATGCAGCAGAAGTTCACGATCCTAACACTTTGTCAGAGACCATTGCCAACGCTTATCGTCAAGCAAAATCTGGAAAACCAGGCGCTAGCTTCCTCTCCATTCCACAGGATGTGACAGATAGCACCGTTTCTGTCAAGGCGATTAAGCCACTGACAGACCCTAAGCTTGGCTCGGCATCGGTAGCTGACATCAACTACCTAGCGCAAGCCATTCGCAATGCTGTTTTACCAGTCTTTCTTCTGGGAAATGGTGCGTCGACAGAGAGAGTAACCGCAGCTATTCGCCGTTTGTTAGAAGCGGTGAAATTGCCTGTCGTTGAAACCTTCCAAGGCGCTGGTATCGTGTCTCGTGATTTGGAGGAAGATACTTTCTTTGGTCGTGTTGGTCTCTTTCGCAATCAGCCTGGAGACATGCTCTTAAAACGAGCTGACCTTGTTATCGCTATTGGTTACGACCCGATTGAATACGAGGCACGCAACTGGAATGCGGAGATTTCTGCTCGTATTATCGTTATTGACGTGGCTAAGGCGGAGATTGATACGTATTTCCAACCAGAGCGTGAGCTGATTGGTGATATTGCAGATACTTTGGATTTATTATTGCCAGCTATCAAGGGTTATGAGCTCAATCAAGGGTCTCGCAATTACCTTCGAGGTCTGCGTGAAAATGTGGTCGAGGACGTCAAGTTTGACCGCAATGCAACTAAGAATGGCTTGGTGCACCCGCTTGATGTCATTGACAGTTTGCAGGCGCATGTCACAGACGAGATGACAGTGACCGTGGATGTCGGTAGTCACTACATCTGGATGGCACGCTATTTCAAGTCCTACGAAGCTCGTCATTTGCTCTTTTCAAACGGTATGCAAACGCTAGGTGTGGCTTTGCCTTGGGCGATTGCCGCAGCGCTTGTTCGCCCAAATGAGACAATTGTCTCTATCTCTGGAGACGGTGGCTTTCTCTTTTCAGGGCAAGAGCTTGAGACGGCTGTGCGCTTGAAGTTGCCGATTGTGCACATCATCTGGAACGATGGCAAGTACAATATGGTCGAATTCCAAGAAGAGATGAAGTACGGACGCTCATCAGGTGTTGACTTTGGACCAGTTGACTTTGTCAAATACGCTGAAAGCTTTGGTGCTAAAGGCTTTCGAGCTAACAGCAAAGAAAGCTTTGAAGAGCTTTTACAAGAAGCGCTTACTGAAGCGCAGAATGGTCCAGTCTTGATTGATGTGCCGATTGACTATAAAGACAATATTAGCTTGGGTGAGACTATTTTACCAGATGAATTTTACTAA
- the budA gene encoding acetolactate decarboxylase, whose amino-acid sequence MSEAIKLFQYNTLSALMAGLYGGTLTIGELLEHGDLGIGTLDSIDGELIVLDGKAYQAKGSDGRVEVVEVSEDVKVPYAAVVPHEAEVIFKQRFEMSDKELEKRIESYYDGVNLFRSIKITGHFAHMHVRMIPKSTSDRKFAEVATHQPEYTQDNVSGTIVGIWTPEMFHGVSVAGYHLHFISADHTFGGHVMDFVISEGIVEVGAVDQLDQRFPVQDRKYLFAKFNMDELKDDIDKSE is encoded by the coding sequence ATGTCAGAAGCGATTAAACTTTTTCAATACAATACGCTCAGTGCTTTGATGGCAGGGCTTTACGGTGGGACTTTGACTATCGGTGAGTTGCTAGAGCACGGTGATTTGGGGATTGGAACACTGGATTCTATTGACGGTGAGTTGATTGTGCTAGATGGCAAAGCTTATCAGGCAAAAGGATCAGATGGTCGTGTAGAGGTCGTTGAAGTGTCTGAGGATGTCAAGGTTCCCTACGCCGCTGTTGTTCCTCACGAAGCTGAGGTGATTTTCAAACAACGCTTTGAGATGTCTGACAAGGAGTTGGAAAAGCGCATTGAGTCCTACTATGACGGGGTCAATCTCTTTCGTTCTATTAAAATCACAGGGCATTTTGCACACATGCATGTGCGCATGATACCAAAGTCTACCTCTGACCGTAAGTTTGCAGAGGTGGCAACACATCAGCCAGAGTACACGCAGGATAATGTCTCTGGAACGATTGTTGGCATTTGGACGCCAGAGATGTTTCATGGAGTGAGTGTGGCAGGTTACCACTTGCACTTTATCTCAGCTGACCACACCTTTGGTGGGCATGTGATGGACTTTGTCATCTCAGAAGGTATCGTTGAGGTGGGAGCTGTTGACCAACTCGACCAACGCTTTCCTGTCCAAGACCGCAAGTATCTCTTTGCCAAGTTCAACATGGACGAGTTAAAAGACGATATTGATAAGAGTGAATAA
- a CDS encoding Rqc2 family fibronectin-binding protein, whose protein sequence is MSFDGFFLHYLTKELKEQILYGRIQKVNQPFEREMVLTIRNNRQNYKLLLSAHPVFGRVQVTKNDFQNPKQPNTFTMIMRKYLQGAVIEDIRQIENDRILEITVSNKNEIGDDIQVTLIVEIMGKHSNILLVDKNEGKIIESIKHVGFSQNSYRTILPGASYIAPPKTDAKNPFDISDEALFEILKTQELTPKNVQMSFQGLGRDTASELAKLLTASEQETLKAFRTFFEKSVEPSLTTKSFSAVHFSDSVQSFDSLGELLDYYYKDKAERDRISQQASDLIHRVQTELDKNIKKLAKQEKELKATASAEEFRQKGELLTTYLSMVPNDKDSVELDNYYTNQKITIALDKSLTPSQNAQRYFKKYQKLKEAVKHLTTIIEETKHTISYLESVETALSQASLTTIADIRDELVQTGFIKRRSHDKRQVRQKPEQYLATDGKTILLVGRNNLQNDELTFKMSKKGELWFHAKDIPGSHVLIRDNLNPSDQVKTDAAELAAYYSKARLSNLVQVDMIEAKRLNKPTGAKPGFVTYTGQKTLRVTPDKDKIESMRIQK, encoded by the coding sequence ATGTCTTTTGATGGCTTTTTCCTACATTATTTAACAAAAGAACTAAAAGAGCAAATCCTTTATGGGCGTATCCAAAAGGTCAATCAACCTTTTGAGCGTGAGATGGTACTAACCATTCGCAACAACCGCCAAAATTACAAGCTGCTCCTATCTGCTCATCCTGTCTTTGGGCGTGTCCAAGTCACTAAAAACGACTTTCAAAACCCAAAGCAGCCCAACACTTTTACCATGATTATGCGTAAGTATCTGCAAGGGGCGGTCATTGAGGATATTAGGCAAATCGAAAACGACCGTATCCTTGAGATAACAGTCTCCAATAAAAATGAAATCGGAGATGACATCCAAGTGACGCTCATCGTTGAAATCATGGGCAAGCACAGCAACATCCTCTTAGTGGATAAAAACGAGGGCAAGATTATCGAGTCTATCAAGCACGTCGGCTTTTCGCAAAACAGCTACCGCACCATTTTACCTGGTGCAAGCTATATCGCACCGCCCAAGACCGACGCTAAAAATCCCTTTGACATCTCGGATGAAGCCTTGTTTGAGATATTAAAAACGCAAGAGCTGACACCAAAAAATGTACAGATGTCCTTTCAAGGTTTGGGGCGAGATACAGCGAGTGAGTTAGCAAAGCTCTTGACAGCTTCAGAGCAAGAGACTCTAAAAGCCTTTCGTACTTTCTTTGAAAAATCCGTCGAGCCTAGTCTAACAACAAAGTCTTTTTCTGCTGTGCATTTTTCAGATAGCGTTCAGAGTTTTGATAGTCTGGGTGAGTTATTAGATTATTATTACAAAGACAAGGCGGAGCGTGACCGTATCAGCCAGCAGGCAAGCGACCTTATTCACCGTGTCCAGACAGAGCTTGACAAGAACATCAAGAAACTAGCTAAGCAAGAAAAAGAACTCAAGGCGACTGCTTCTGCCGAGGAATTCCGCCAAAAAGGCGAATTACTGACAACTTATCTGTCTATGGTGCCAAACGATAAGGACAGTGTCGAGCTGGACAATTACTACACCAACCAAAAAATCACGATTGCTCTTGATAAATCACTGACACCTAGCCAAAATGCACAGCGCTACTTTAAAAAATACCAAAAATTAAAAGAAGCGGTGAAGCACCTGACCACTATTATCGAGGAAACCAAGCACACTATCAGCTATCTAGAGAGTGTCGAGACTGCACTTAGCCAAGCGTCCCTTACAACCATTGCTGATATTCGAGACGAGCTGGTTCAGACAGGCTTTATCAAGCGTCGCAGCCACGATAAACGACAAGTACGCCAAAAGCCTGAGCAATATCTGGCAACAGATGGCAAGACGATTCTTCTTGTGGGGCGTAATAACCTGCAAAATGATGAACTGACCTTTAAAATGTCAAAAAAAGGCGAACTCTGGTTTCACGCCAAGGATATCCCAGGAAGTCACGTCCTTATCCGTGACAATCTCAATCCTAGCGACCAAGTCAAAACAGACGCTGCCGAGCTGGCTGCCTACTACTCCAAAGCTCGCCTGTCAAATCTCGTGCAGGTGGATATGATTGAAGCCAAGCGCCTCAACAAGCCAACAGGCGCCAAACCGGGATTTGTCACCTACACCGGTCAAAAAACCCTGCGGGTCACACCCGACAAAGACAAAATTGAGAGCATGCGTATACAAAAATAA